The Nostoc sp. 'Lobaria pulmonaria (5183) cyanobiont' genome window below encodes:
- a CDS encoding TMEM165/GDT1 family protein: MLTAFTAGLLLITVSELGDKTFFIAVILAMHHPRRLVFIGVTTALAAMTILSVIFGQAVSLLPKVYIHYAEIALFIAFGIKLLYDASKMSVAACDTEVVEEAEAAVKQADLQLPKQKTSLAIVIEAFVLTFMAEWGDRTQIATIALSAGNNPIGVTIGAILGHSLCAAIAVIGGKMIAGRISERQLTFIGGCLFLVFGVVAAIEGA; this comes from the coding sequence GTGTTAACAGCTTTTACCGCAGGTTTATTACTAATTACAGTTTCAGAACTAGGCGATAAAACATTTTTTATTGCTGTAATTTTGGCAATGCACCACCCAAGGCGGCTGGTATTTATAGGTGTGACAACTGCTTTGGCGGCGATGACAATCCTTTCGGTGATATTTGGACAAGCGGTATCTTTGTTGCCAAAAGTTTATATTCATTATGCCGAAATAGCTTTATTTATTGCCTTCGGTATCAAGCTGTTGTATGACGCTAGTAAGATGTCCGTTGCTGCTTGTGATACAGAAGTTGTAGAAGAAGCTGAGGCTGCGGTAAAACAAGCAGATTTGCAGTTACCAAAGCAAAAGACTTCCTTAGCAATTGTCATAGAAGCCTTTGTGTTGACATTTATGGCAGAGTGGGGCGATCGCACCCAAATTGCCACTATTGCCCTATCAGCAGGCAATAACCCCATTGGAGTCACAATAGGTGCAATTTTAGGACATTCCTTATGTGCTGCGATCGCAGTTATCGGCGGCAAAATGATTGCCGGACGTATTTCTGAGCGTCAACTAACCTTTATTGGCGGATGCCTGTTTTTAGTCTTTGGTGTAGTTGCAGCCATTGAGGGAGCATGA
- a CDS encoding tetratricopeptide repeat protein, which yields MSQPRNRWIVQVVLAVAILAFVGVSVIPIIGAFNNTPPSSQNTASTRGSLPSADQKSKLEDEVRGYEQVLQREPENQTALKGLLQARLQLLSQKDKSEVKPADIQVVIEPLEKLAKLNPEQSEYSVLLAQAKQQIGDREGAAQAYRSILSIKPGDLNALRGMVALLISQQRPEAAIGLLQETLSNAAQANTIQPGSVDIVAVQVLLGSVHASQKRYAQASSVYDQAIKKDPKDFRPVVAKAMLLKQQGKDADAKHLFDSAVALAPAEYKDGIKKAATASPTPNPVASPAPSPESQPK from the coding sequence GTGTCTCAACCGCGCAATCGTTGGATAGTTCAAGTCGTCTTAGCGGTGGCAATTCTTGCTTTTGTGGGTGTTTCGGTGATTCCCATAATTGGAGCATTTAATAATACGCCACCCTCAAGTCAAAATACCGCTAGCACCAGAGGCAGTTTGCCCTCCGCTGACCAAAAATCAAAACTGGAAGACGAAGTACGGGGTTATGAACAGGTTTTGCAAAGGGAACCAGAAAATCAGACTGCGCTTAAGGGTCTGTTACAAGCACGGCTGCAATTACTGAGTCAAAAAGATAAAAGCGAGGTTAAACCAGCTGATATCCAAGTTGTCATTGAACCCCTAGAAAAGCTAGCAAAACTGAATCCCGAACAGTCAGAATATTCAGTGTTACTAGCTCAAGCCAAACAGCAAATTGGCGATCGCGAAGGAGCCGCTCAAGCTTATCGCTCGATTTTATCCATTAAACCAGGCGATTTGAATGCTTTGCGAGGAATGGTGGCTCTATTGATCAGTCAGCAACGCCCCGAAGCAGCCATTGGTTTGTTGCAAGAAACCCTCTCTAACGCAGCCCAAGCAAATACAATTCAGCCTGGAAGTGTAGATATAGTAGCCGTGCAGGTGCTGTTAGGTTCTGTTCATGCTTCCCAGAAACGCTACGCTCAAGCTAGCTCTGTTTATGACCAGGCAATTAAGAAAGATCCCAAGGATTTTCGCCCCGTCGTGGCAAAAGCGATGCTCCTGAAACAACAGGGTAAAGACGCAGATGCAAAACATTTGTTTGATAGTGCCGTAGCTTTAGCACCTGCTGAGTACAAAGACGGAATTAAAAAGGCAGCAACGGCTTCCCCCACACCTAATCCTGTTGCATCTCCCGCGCCTTCACCGGAAAGTCAGCCCAAGTAA